A genomic window from Candidatus Pelagisphaera phototrophica includes:
- the hemA gene encoding glutamyl-tRNA reductase, with translation MSTYQGELLLITINHETVSLEKRERYSLGDAQIKMLYEALHRSPLLEESLILNTCNRFELYSKTSDPKNGGAIAFKTLASFYNVQREEIESHARIRFGQEAIKHLIEVSAGLRSQITGEAEIFGQVKKAYATCQRLGYSGRLINRMVQKGFQAAKLIRHSTQIGEGQINISNVAVDLSLKIFGSLKNTSALVVGTGEIGEKTAKALKSRGASNFGVASHHSERANEIADKWGGNPHALGELETYLNDYDIIISSTETDSPLLDARSLAKHMDARKNRPLFLIDLGLPRNMDASCQEIENVYLYNLDDLAKIAKDNLSERRAAIKHSEKIAAQKSASIWQMLESRGIVNFQ, from the coding sequence ATGAGTACGTATCAAGGTGAACTATTGCTTATAACCATCAACCATGAAACCGTATCCTTGGAGAAACGGGAGCGGTATTCACTGGGTGATGCACAAATAAAGATGCTTTACGAAGCCTTGCATCGTTCACCATTACTAGAAGAATCTTTGATTCTGAATACATGTAATCGGTTCGAGCTTTATTCGAAAACGAGCGACCCAAAAAATGGCGGTGCCATCGCATTCAAAACGTTGGCCTCATTTTATAACGTTCAACGAGAAGAAATCGAATCCCACGCTAGAATTCGATTTGGGCAGGAAGCGATAAAACATTTAATCGAAGTTTCCGCCGGACTTCGGTCGCAAATCACCGGAGAGGCTGAGATATTCGGACAAGTTAAAAAGGCCTATGCCACCTGCCAGCGTCTTGGGTACTCAGGACGATTGATTAATCGCATGGTCCAGAAAGGATTCCAAGCCGCGAAGCTGATTCGCCACTCAACTCAAATCGGCGAGGGTCAAATTAATATTTCCAATGTGGCAGTGGATCTTTCTCTGAAAATATTCGGATCGCTCAAGAACACCTCAGCTCTCGTTGTCGGAACCGGCGAAATCGGGGAAAAGACTGCTAAAGCATTGAAAAGCCGAGGAGCCAGCAACTTCGGCGTCGCTAGTCACCATTCAGAACGGGCCAATGAGATCGCGGACAAATGGGGAGGAAATCCGCATGCATTAGGCGAACTGGAAACTTATCTGAACGACTACGATATCATTATTTCTTCTACCGAAACGGACTCCCCTTTGCTAGACGCAAGATCCCTTGCAAAGCACATGGACGCCCGAAAGAACCGGCCCCTTTTTCTCATAGATCTCGGACTCCCGAGGAATATGGACGCCTCCTGCCAAGAGATTGAAAACGTCTACCTCTACAATCTAGACGATCTCGCAAAAATCGCAAAGGACAATTTAAGCGAAAGAAGAGCTGCCATCAAGCACAGCGAAAAAATCGCGGCTCAGAAGTCGGCTTCCATTTGGCAGATGCTTGAAAGCAGAGGTATCGTCAATTTCCAATAA
- a CDS encoding cytochrome C assembly family protein — translation MSLLGIEDRQWIFLATVVFVVAAALRTYTALKLHRKAKRPSTLVLVSLGWILQTIGLYTRGLEYGGCPLSNRFELVQFMVWSAIALYIFVGPAFRVSFLGMFTSTFASVFSILSLTVRSWDSPSRVTIFGDSPWIETHAALALFSYGVFGILALTSVMYLLQSRSLKQKKMGGLFPYMPSIFELTQINFRLLAIGFFILSASLAIGAVYWFRETESVDLSKLGTTIVVWFAYGILILLRSRQTLSYKQYSWTCIAVFATALLSLEAVDQPKAKESLLLDSTPPARSP, via the coding sequence ATGAGTCTTCTCGGAATTGAGGACCGCCAGTGGATTTTCCTAGCGACTGTTGTTTTTGTCGTTGCCGCAGCGCTAAGGACTTATACTGCACTTAAGTTGCATCGAAAAGCGAAGCGGCCCTCCACGCTCGTGCTCGTTAGCTTAGGCTGGATCCTTCAGACGATCGGCCTTTACACACGCGGTCTCGAATATGGGGGCTGCCCACTTTCGAACCGCTTCGAGCTAGTCCAGTTCATGGTATGGTCCGCAATCGCTCTTTACATCTTTGTCGGACCCGCTTTCCGCGTCAGTTTTCTGGGGATGTTTACATCCACCTTCGCAAGCGTTTTCTCTATACTTTCACTTACAGTCCGATCTTGGGATAGTCCATCGCGTGTAACGATTTTTGGAGATTCCCCCTGGATTGAGACGCACGCTGCCCTCGCCCTTTTCAGTTACGGAGTATTTGGGATTCTAGCGCTTACCTCCGTCATGTACCTCCTGCAAAGCAGGAGTTTGAAGCAAAAGAAGATGGGGGGTCTTTTCCCCTACATGCCTTCGATATTCGAGCTAACCCAGATCAACTTCCGCCTGCTCGCCATCGGTTTTTTCATACTGTCCGCGTCACTTGCAATCGGAGCGGTTTACTGGTTTCGTGAAACCGAATCCGTGGATCTTTCCAAGCTAGGCACTACCATTGTCGTCTGGTTCGCATACGGAATCCTAATCCTATTGAGATCCCGCCAGACACTTTCCTACAAGCAATATTCCTGGACCTGCATCGCCGTATTTGCCACAGCCCTCTTGTCGCTTGAGGCAGTTGATCAACCCAAAGCAAAGGAGTCGCTCCTTCTAGATAGCACGCCACCTGCTAGATCTCCATGA
- a CDS encoding Co(2+)/Mg(2+) efflux protein ApaG, whose amino-acid sequence MSQQSLALDGLKVTLDKLEYNYGSFGTPDETPHIFVYYLTISNHSDRRVKLLGRKWIIYKPDGDKMVIEGDKIVGKEPDLVPGETFSYNSFHVSATDASAMGSFHGVDDDGMRVHVQIPRFSMRVPEQSS is encoded by the coding sequence ATGAGTCAACAATCGCTAGCCCTCGACGGGCTCAAGGTGACCCTCGACAAGCTGGAATACAACTATGGCAGTTTTGGCACTCCCGATGAAACACCTCATATTTTCGTCTACTATCTAACCATTTCGAACCATTCGGACCGCAGGGTGAAGCTGCTCGGCCGAAAGTGGATTATTTACAAACCCGACGGGGATAAGATGGTCATCGAGGGGGACAAGATCGTAGGCAAAGAACCAGATCTCGTTCCGGGCGAAACTTTCTCCTACAACAGTTTTCATGTGTCAGCGACCGATGCTTCAGCAATGGGCAGTTTCCACGGGGTGGACGATGATGGGATGCGAGTACATGTACAGATTCCTCGGTTTTCCATGCGAGTTCCTGAGCAATCGAGCTAA
- a CDS encoding M20/M25/M40 family metallo-hydrolase — protein MFDPIEKLKEHLRHASVSTDSQFKEGMAASQNFLTGLFSEMGLSVEVVDTDLHPILLAKREGDLSWPHILIYGHYDVQPADPIELWNSDPFEPVERDGRIYARGAADNKGPQMAHVAAVAELLEENPNLPLRISFLFEGEEEIGSPSLLPFLESRKGELSQADLVLLSDTLSPSADQLVVTVGLRGIVVMDVEFTGPNSDLHSGLHGGSVYNPVQALCEVCASLHDSDNRVTVPGFYDGVTEVEEWEREELAQLGSDEEAYKQFVGVKALHSLSGYTAQESVRYLPTLEFNGIGGGYQGEGSKTIVPSKAMTKISCRLVGNQDPKKVGDLVRQAILDRTPEGIMAKIDMGHQGAPYLVVPPGKPNSPDNAPVLLTKAFEAAKVAISEEFPKSALFLREGGSIPIIADIKTTLGLDSVMIGLFLPEDNLHAPNESMNIDVLKKGIRVSKSILRSLAG, from the coding sequence ATGTTCGACCCTATCGAAAAACTTAAAGAGCATTTGCGACACGCAAGTGTTTCAACGGATTCGCAATTCAAGGAGGGTATGGCCGCGTCCCAGAACTTTTTGACTGGTCTATTTTCGGAAATGGGGCTCAGTGTCGAAGTCGTGGATACGGATCTGCATCCGATCTTATTGGCCAAGAGGGAGGGGGACCTCAGTTGGCCGCACATCCTAATCTATGGCCACTACGACGTACAACCTGCGGATCCTATCGAGTTGTGGAATTCGGACCCTTTTGAACCAGTGGAGCGTGATGGAAGGATTTACGCTCGTGGAGCGGCCGATAACAAAGGACCGCAAATGGCTCATGTCGCAGCGGTTGCCGAGCTGCTGGAGGAAAATCCGAATCTGCCGTTGAGAATTTCCTTTCTGTTTGAGGGTGAGGAGGAAATCGGAAGTCCCAGTCTACTGCCGTTTCTCGAATCTCGAAAGGGGGAGCTTTCACAGGCAGACCTTGTGCTTCTGTCAGACACCTTAAGCCCCAGTGCAGACCAGCTCGTGGTTACGGTAGGCCTAAGGGGCATTGTGGTCATGGATGTCGAATTTACGGGTCCGAATAGCGATCTTCATTCGGGATTGCACGGAGGATCCGTTTATAACCCGGTTCAGGCGCTTTGTGAAGTTTGCGCTTCTTTGCATGACAGTGACAATCGAGTCACTGTACCTGGATTCTATGATGGAGTTACGGAAGTTGAGGAATGGGAACGTGAAGAGCTTGCTCAATTGGGCAGTGATGAAGAGGCTTACAAACAATTTGTCGGTGTAAAGGCCTTGCATTCACTGTCTGGTTACACCGCTCAAGAGTCAGTTCGCTATTTACCTACACTCGAGTTTAATGGGATTGGCGGCGGATACCAAGGAGAGGGAAGCAAGACCATTGTGCCTTCCAAGGCCATGACCAAGATTTCTTGCCGCCTTGTTGGAAACCAGGATCCAAAGAAAGTGGGAGATCTGGTTAGGCAGGCGATTTTGGACCGGACTCCTGAGGGGATTATGGCCAAAATCGACATGGGTCATCAAGGGGCCCCTTACTTGGTTGTTCCTCCTGGAAAACCGAATTCGCCGGACAATGCCCCGGTGCTCCTAACGAAAGCATTCGAAGCGGCTAAAGTGGCCATTTCGGAAGAGTTTCCCAAATCCGCACTGTTCCTCCGAGAAGGGGGAAGCATCCCGATTATCGCAGACATTAAGACGACGCTCGGACTCGATAGTGTAATGATAGGGCTCTTCCTTCCAGAAGACAATTTGCACGCTCCGAACGAGAGTATGAATATCGATGTCCTCAAGAAGGGAATACGCGTTTCGAAATCTATACTAAGATCCTTGGCGGGTTGA
- a CDS encoding iron-containing alcohol dehydrogenase encodes MNFSFSTANSIHLGDGIAKNLCNFLPESTKRAFILTGKTPARHQFLMGRLAENDIETALFPVTSEPTTYLISNALKNARTFQPDTVIGLGGGSVIDTGKALAALLNNDGELLDYLEIVGKGKPLLHPSIPYMAIPTTAGTGSEVTRNSVIGVPDSAVKVSLRSPYMIPRWAVVDPELTYDLPPEISAYTGMDAFIQCLEAYLSRDANPLSDGIALQGLQRASLSLRAACQPKLDKAAKSDLCVASLCGGIALANAKLGAVHGFAGPIGGMIEAPHGALCASLLLPVLRMNYDIVMRRESDGETSRKFDQVAQILTGNPTAKGSYAIAWIESLLKDLPLAPLSELGFTEAMIPEAVKKSTQSSSMKGNPIDLESADLREILEECL; translated from the coding sequence ATGAACTTTTCATTCTCGACCGCGAACTCGATTCACTTAGGCGATGGCATTGCAAAGAACCTGTGCAACTTCCTTCCCGAAAGCACAAAGCGGGCGTTTATCCTTACCGGGAAAACACCTGCGAGGCATCAATTTCTAATGGGCAGGCTCGCCGAAAATGATATCGAAACCGCCTTGTTTCCAGTTACATCCGAACCCACAACCTACCTGATTTCTAACGCACTTAAGAACGCGAGAACTTTTCAGCCAGATACGGTCATTGGACTTGGCGGAGGCAGTGTCATCGATACTGGAAAAGCCCTCGCCGCCTTGCTCAACAACGATGGTGAGCTACTAGACTACCTTGAAATAGTGGGGAAAGGAAAACCGCTTTTGCATCCATCAATCCCCTACATGGCGATCCCTACAACCGCTGGCACCGGATCTGAAGTAACGCGAAACAGCGTAATCGGTGTCCCCGACTCTGCCGTTAAGGTGAGCCTGCGCAGTCCGTATATGATTCCACGATGGGCAGTCGTTGATCCGGAGCTCACCTACGACCTCCCGCCAGAAATATCAGCCTACACAGGCATGGACGCTTTCATTCAATGCTTGGAAGCCTATCTTTCACGCGACGCAAATCCATTGAGCGATGGAATTGCTCTCCAAGGGCTCCAAAGGGCTTCTCTTTCCCTTCGAGCTGCTTGCCAACCAAAATTAGATAAGGCGGCCAAATCAGATCTCTGCGTCGCTAGCCTTTGTGGCGGCATCGCTCTCGCGAACGCAAAACTGGGTGCAGTCCATGGATTCGCAGGCCCTATTGGAGGAATGATCGAAGCCCCGCACGGAGCGCTCTGCGCGAGTTTGCTACTTCCCGTTTTAAGGATGAATTATGATATCGTAATGCGACGGGAATCCGACGGAGAGACTTCTAGAAAATTCGACCAAGTCGCTCAGATTTTAACCGGGAACCCGACCGCAAAAGGAAGCTACGCAATTGCCTGGATAGAGTCACTCCTGAAAGATCTCCCCCTAGCACCTCTTAGCGAACTCGGCTTTACCGAGGCGATGATCCCAGAGGCAGTCAAAAAATCCACCCAATCCAGCAGTATGAAAGGGAATCCGATCGATCTCGAAAGTGCGGACCTTCGCGAAATATTGGAAGAATGCCTTTGA
- a CDS encoding HAD family hydrolase, producing MRFKAVIWDMDGLLLDTERISHESWLQASQELGLEIDVVEFRRIIGMNESSFREALHQAIGDQVDVPELVAKSDKIYHQKIAHGVPMHQGARICIEWLSNEGIPQSVATSSRQSLAQKKLGHHDLICHFHSIVSGDQVTNGKPHPEIFITAAEQMGVDPSDCLAFEDSRHGIHAAAASGARVILVPDLATHNDESRGLAHEIWESLERGPEKFQEWFG from the coding sequence GTGAGATTCAAAGCAGTGATCTGGGATATGGATGGCCTTCTTCTTGATACCGAGCGAATTTCGCACGAGTCATGGCTCCAAGCCTCTCAGGAATTGGGCCTCGAAATCGACGTAGTCGAGTTCAGAAGGATCATCGGAATGAACGAATCCAGCTTCCGCGAAGCTCTCCACCAAGCAATTGGCGACCAAGTCGATGTCCCGGAGCTAGTCGCGAAGTCTGATAAGATCTACCACCAGAAAATCGCGCACGGCGTTCCAATGCACCAAGGGGCCCGCATTTGCATCGAATGGCTGTCCAACGAGGGAATTCCTCAAAGTGTCGCCACTTCGTCCAGACAGTCGCTCGCGCAAAAGAAGCTCGGGCACCACGATCTGATCTGCCACTTTCACTCTATCGTCAGCGGAGACCAAGTTACAAACGGAAAACCTCATCCCGAAATTTTCATTACTGCCGCAGAACAGATGGGAGTCGACCCGTCAGACTGCCTTGCCTTTGAGGATTCACGTCACGGTATCCACGCCGCGGCCGCTTCGGGAGCTCGCGTGATACTCGTTCCCGATCTCGCCACCCACAACGACGAGAGCAGAGGCCTTGCTCACGAGATCTGGGAGTCCTTAGAGCGAGGCCCAGAAAAGTTTCAAGAGTGGTTTGGCTAA
- a CDS encoding sulfatase family protein, which produces MITRIKGPFSIGNRVWRIGSTAWYLLAGLMLQSLNAQDSRSPGVSSSKPNIVWIIVDDMSANLSCYGETLIETPHLDQLASSGIKFTQAFVTAPVCSTNRSAFITGMYQTTIGSHHHRSGRGEIKIRLPEGIRPIPEYFQEAGYYTAITGWPNKDRSNNGKTDYNFEWDRSIYDGPDWSKRKPGQPFFAQIQLRGGKHRGGDIEASRRFVQRIKEEFGSVTDPKDVTLPPYYPNDQVLLEDWAAYLDTVRLTDKFVGDVIARLKGEGDFENTVVLFMTDHGISHARGKQFLYEEGIHVPLIVSGPGLAAGAVRTDLVEHIDIAALSLGLANIEIPGHMQAKNILSEDYIERTAIFSARDRCDETVEHMRCIRTDRYKYIRNFLPNRPHMQPNRYKDGKSIIKVLREANEAGMLNEVQARIFESTRPKEELYDLQNDPFEIHNLADDPKHRKRLKDLRSRLDSWIKATGDRGPEPVGMYDSDMAVYLQSRGSDPKQLQVLAGNIKQMKDWAAAGK; this is translated from the coding sequence ATGATAACTCGAATTAAGGGCCCTTTCTCAATTGGAAATCGCGTTTGGCGAATAGGCAGCACCGCATGGTACCTTTTGGCTGGATTGATGCTTCAGTCATTGAACGCCCAGGACTCCCGATCACCTGGGGTGAGCTCGTCGAAACCCAACATCGTCTGGATTATCGTGGACGATATGTCGGCGAACCTTTCCTGCTATGGAGAGACGTTGATCGAGACGCCGCATCTCGATCAGTTAGCGTCGAGCGGGATTAAGTTTACCCAAGCCTTTGTGACCGCCCCGGTATGCTCGACCAATCGCTCGGCATTCATCACCGGAATGTACCAGACCACAATTGGTTCGCATCATCATCGCAGCGGACGTGGAGAAATCAAAATCCGCTTGCCCGAAGGCATTCGTCCCATTCCGGAATACTTTCAAGAGGCGGGCTATTACACAGCGATAACGGGCTGGCCGAACAAAGACCGGTCGAACAACGGTAAAACCGACTACAACTTTGAATGGGATCGTTCCATATATGACGGTCCGGACTGGAGCAAGCGCAAGCCGGGCCAGCCGTTCTTCGCTCAGATCCAGCTCCGAGGTGGGAAACACCGGGGAGGGGATATCGAAGCTTCGAGAAGATTCGTTCAGAGAATAAAAGAAGAGTTTGGGTCCGTGACTGATCCCAAGGATGTAACGTTGCCTCCTTACTATCCCAATGATCAGGTACTTTTAGAAGACTGGGCTGCTTATTTGGATACAGTGAGACTGACCGATAAGTTTGTTGGTGATGTCATTGCTCGGTTGAAGGGAGAAGGGGACTTCGAAAACACGGTTGTGCTTTTTATGACGGACCACGGAATTAGTCACGCTCGTGGTAAACAGTTCCTATATGAGGAGGGGATTCATGTTCCTCTAATTGTTAGCGGACCTGGGCTTGCGGCCGGTGCAGTTCGAACCGATTTGGTCGAGCATATTGATATCGCAGCCTTGTCTTTGGGACTGGCGAATATAGAAATTCCGGGACACATGCAGGCCAAGAATATCCTGAGCGAAGATTACATTGAGAGGACTGCGATTTTCTCCGCTCGCGATCGTTGTGATGAAACGGTGGAGCACATGCGTTGCATCCGGACGGACCGCTACAAGTATATTCGGAACTTTCTTCCCAACCGTCCTCATATGCAGCCGAACCGATATAAGGATGGGAAATCGATTATCAAAGTACTGCGTGAGGCTAACGAGGCAGGCATGCTTAACGAAGTTCAGGCACGTATTTTCGAATCAACTCGACCGAAAGAAGAATTGTACGATCTCCAAAACGATCCTTTTGAAATTCACAACCTAGCAGATGACCCGAAGCATCGGAAACGTTTAAAGGACCTGCGAAGTCGACTGGATAGCTGGATTAAAGCTACAGGTGATCGAGGACCGGAGCCGGTGGGAATGTATGATAGCGATATGGCGGTCTATTTGCAATCGCGAGGAAGCGATCCTAAACAGTTGCAGGTGTTGGCTGGAAATATCAAGCAGATGAAAGACTGGGCTGCTGCAGGGAAGTAG
- a CDS encoding 3-keto-disaccharide hydrolase, whose product MNKIFSFVIVLATSALLCSCSNSGKVVSLFDGKSLANWEIQSGGRFSAENGVLKVDKGVGWLRSVDTFADYTLTIEFRFLEKGSNSGIFVRTGPTSKDDESGWPDNGYQVQCMDTLDGTYPLATMIPYGAPPFDHESDLDALRKAYKPAGEWHTYEITCSGEEMSISLNGSLITTCTSIKNLSGHIGIQCEPGLLEFRKIEVDVF is encoded by the coding sequence ATGAATAAAATTTTCAGCTTTGTGATCGTACTCGCAACGAGTGCGCTTTTGTGTAGTTGCTCTAACTCGGGAAAGGTCGTTTCCCTCTTTGACGGAAAGAGTCTGGCTAATTGGGAGATTCAGAGTGGCGGGAGATTTTCAGCGGAAAATGGAGTGCTAAAAGTAGACAAAGGGGTGGGCTGGCTCCGTTCCGTGGATACGTTCGCCGACTATACTCTGACCATCGAATTTCGGTTCCTTGAAAAGGGTTCGAACAGTGGCATCTTTGTTCGTACAGGTCCGACTAGCAAAGATGATGAGAGCGGTTGGCCGGACAACGGGTACCAAGTGCAGTGTATGGACACGCTGGATGGAACCTATCCCTTGGCGACGATGATTCCTTACGGTGCGCCGCCTTTCGATCACGAGTCGGATCTCGATGCCTTGCGCAAAGCGTATAAGCCTGCGGGTGAGTGGCATACTTATGAGATAACCTGTAGCGGAGAGGAAATGTCGATTTCGCTTAATGGCTCGCTCATTACAACTTGTACCAGTATTAAGAATCTCTCGGGTCACATTGGAATTCAGTGTGAGCCGGGGTTACTCGAGTTTCGGAAAATCGAAGTGGACGTTTTTTGA
- a CDS encoding MFS transporter, whose protein sequence is MLKLLAPNVPFRPSGLPFHYGWVIAVAAATGMVASIPGQTIGINVFNDELIVALGLTRSQVALAYFIGTALSGTLIFWAGKVYDIFGSRQLIVGASFSLGVSLLYLSVVDWIPVKLSALVGLETVPKWMLVTSLTVGFFLIRFTGQGFVAMAGRNMVAKWWKYHRGKVLPFSGIGVSVCFSLSPIVFYDLIQSTGWRTAWQILGLATGVGFALYGWLVFRDNPQECGLSVDAGIRPGESQKDDPEFSVVKDLTRGEAVRTFSFWVFTGIFALQALQITAYVFHVLDLGKQLGLTSDIILGLFFPSALIGGGISVFVGWFSDRFRLKYFAALMASGIGLSSFSLLTRIDGLLIPMLVAGLSITSGCFGPISGAFSARYFGIKHIGAISGVFMSTMIVGSSVGPLLFSLVRDLTGSYIPAFGGTFTLSICFVVASFWANNPQRKIKAEMEKAVD, encoded by the coding sequence ATGCTAAAACTACTCGCTCCAAACGTACCATTCCGACCCTCAGGGCTACCGTTTCACTACGGGTGGGTAATTGCCGTGGCAGCGGCCACGGGGATGGTCGCGAGTATTCCCGGGCAGACCATCGGAATTAATGTATTCAACGATGAGCTGATAGTGGCCTTGGGCTTGACCCGGTCACAGGTGGCTTTGGCCTACTTTATCGGCACGGCATTGAGTGGCACATTAATCTTCTGGGCGGGCAAGGTCTACGATATATTCGGATCGCGGCAATTGATTGTTGGGGCGAGTTTCAGTCTAGGAGTTTCGCTACTGTATTTGAGCGTAGTGGATTGGATCCCGGTTAAGCTTTCCGCGTTGGTAGGCTTGGAAACAGTTCCTAAGTGGATGCTGGTCACTAGCCTAACCGTGGGTTTCTTTCTGATTCGATTTACTGGCCAAGGCTTCGTTGCGATGGCGGGGCGAAACATGGTGGCCAAGTGGTGGAAGTATCACCGGGGTAAGGTACTGCCATTTAGTGGAATTGGAGTGAGCGTTTGCTTTTCGCTGTCTCCCATAGTATTCTATGACTTGATACAATCGACGGGCTGGCGGACCGCCTGGCAAATTTTAGGATTGGCGACTGGAGTCGGGTTTGCTCTGTATGGGTGGCTCGTCTTCCGGGACAACCCACAGGAATGTGGTTTGAGTGTAGATGCGGGAATCCGGCCGGGAGAATCGCAGAAAGACGATCCAGAGTTTTCTGTTGTCAAAGACCTAACCCGAGGAGAAGCGGTTCGAACGTTTTCGTTCTGGGTTTTCACTGGAATCTTTGCCCTCCAAGCATTGCAAATTACCGCTTACGTTTTCCACGTATTGGATCTGGGCAAGCAACTCGGCCTGACTTCCGACATCATTTTGGGACTTTTCTTTCCGAGCGCGCTGATTGGAGGAGGCATCAGTGTCTTTGTGGGCTGGTTCAGTGATCGCTTTCGCCTGAAGTATTTCGCTGCTCTAATGGCCTCAGGGATCGGACTGTCTTCATTCTCGCTTCTTACTCGAATTGACGGTCTGTTAATACCAATGCTCGTGGCAGGTCTGAGTATCACAAGTGGCTGCTTTGGACCCATATCGGGAGCGTTTTCGGCCCGCTATTTTGGGATTAAACATATAGGAGCGATTAGTGGGGTTTTTATGTCTACTATGATTGTGGGAAGTTCGGTTGGGCCGCTCTTATTCAGTCTGGTGAGAGACCTCACGGGTTCTTACATTCCCGCTTTTGGTGGGACATTTACGCTTTCGATCTGCTTTGTCGTGGCTTCCTTTTGGGCCAATAATCCGCAACGGAAAATTAAGGCGGAAATGGAGAAGGCTGTGGATTAG